GAAGCCCTCAAACGCGACCCAAACGATTACCGCGCTCACTACTTCTTGGCCCGTTACGAGTTTGACCAGCCGCTGGAAGATGGGGTCACTCCCACCGAGGATCGGCGCAAGTCGGGGGAACGTGTCCAACTGGCCCGCGAACACCTGGCACAAGCCAAGAAAAAACCGGTGCAATACTGGCGTATCCTCGGCCTGGAAGCGGAGATTCTGAACTGGACGATCCGCACCGCTGAAGCACGCCGCCTCAAACCCGAAGCCCAAGCAGCAGCCCGCCGGCAACTGGAGGAGTTGCTCTTTGCTGAGCCGGAGGGGGCAATCGCCTTGGCAGAGCGCGGCCAAAAGTTTGAGTACTTCGGCAATGCTGACGGCCAGGGAGTGCTGCGCACGTTGCGGATCGCGATGGAATATGCCCTGGAGGAGGCACGCCGTCCTATGGGCGATGCCCGCCGGGTGTCGGCGGTCGCTCGTGCGGCCCAAAAAGTCGCCGAGAAGATGCAGGCGGAAGCCAATCTGCGCCCCTTCCTCCCCAACGCTCTGTCACTGCTGGCTGAACTGGCTGTCCTAACCCAACCGGTGCTCAGCCGCACGGACCCGGCGACCTGGAAGCAATTTAGCTCGGCGGTTGAGCAGATGCTCGCCCAAGCTCCAGCGGGAACGGTTTCACCCCCTCAAGCGAAGCGTCAGCTCGCCCAGTTGCGCGTCAACGACGCTGTCATCGCTCTGCGCAATCAAGACATGGCCCGCTTCCGCGAACTTCTTCAGCAAGCCCAGAAACTGCTCGAAGAAGGCCTGCGCGACGCCGAAGCTGCCAAATTACCGGATGTGCAGCTTGATGAATTTCACTACGATTTGGCGGACCTGAAACTCAAGAGCGGAGCAAAACGCGAGGAGCTAGCCACTCACCTGAGTCGCCTGCAAGCCTCCAATAACCCCCGCCTCAAACAGCGCGGCCAGTTCCTCGAAGCCGTGCTGGCAGAACGGGAAGGGAAACTGGAGCGTGCCCGCCAAAACCTGGAACCGATCGCCAGTAACAAAACGGATCCCCATTTGGCTCTGCGTGCGAAAATGCTGCTCGCCAACCTGAGCCTGGCCTTAAACGAGCCATTGGCCGCCGTGGCCTATTTGCGGGAAATCGAACCGGTGTTCCAAACGCTCGATGAGCTACCGGCGCTGGATCGTGCCTGGCTCGAAGAGTTGACCGGGGGCCGGGACATGATCCTGGCCGCCCTTGTGCAAGCCAACCTGGCCGCCGCTTTGCAAGCCGCTCAGAAGCATCAACGGGACAACCCTAAACAACCCGTCCCGGCCAGCCTTATCGAAGGCTACCTCCAAGCTGCTCAGGACTATCAAAAAAAGTTAAAACCGCCCTCCCCTGCCGATCGCACCGCCCGCCTGTTGCTCGCCGAATTCTATCTTCGCGTCAACCAGAGGGAACAAGCAGAAAAGCTACTGTCTGCTCTTGCCGCGGATTACCCGGACAGCGTGGATGTGCTGCGTGCCCGTTGCCGTTTCCTTGCCTTGCCGAAAGAGCCGGATAGCCGCACTCTGGACCCCAATGGTGTCGCCGCTGCCGATACTTTGATCCGCCGTTTTCTCAAGGATTATCCGACCGACCGGACCGCAAAGCTCTTCTACGCCGAATGGCTTCTGCAAACCCAGCGGACTGACCGGGCCATCGAGTATCTCAAGGATACTGCCCAGTTCCCGCCCAGCGATCCGCTCGCTCAACGTCTCCTCGGCATCGCCTATCTGCGGGCCGGCCAGCGCGAACAGGCTCAGAATATCCTCAGTGCTCTCCCCAATGACCCGAATTTGGATTTGCTCTTGATTCAGACGGCGGCCACCCGTGAAGCCGGGGAAAAACAGTTGCAGGAAGCCATGAAGCGTTACGAAAACCAGGGGCGCTTCCGGGTGTACGAGGCGATGCTCCGCTTGCAAGAAGGTAAGTTTCCCGAAGCCATCCGCGGCTTTGCCAGCGCCATCGAATTTAGCGATGTGCGCTCGGCGGCTCGCAATGGTATGCTCATAGCCTTCGTCGCCTACTTGCAAGCTCAGCCAGACAAAGCCCGCGACTTGGCCTTGCAATACCTGAACGAAATAGGCAACTTCCCCACTTTGTACCTGGTGGTGGCCGATGCGGCCTTGCTTGCGGAGGATGTCGGCGACCCCTCCGACCGCTGGGAAGCTAACAAGACCATGTACGCTGCCTTGAACAAATGGGAAGAGGTCGCCCTCCAGCAAGGCACTCCCCGTGCTGACATCCTACTGACCAAGGCGCGGGCCCATCTGCTGGCTGGCTATCCGGATCGTGCCCGCCGAGAGGCTCTCAATAGTCTGGCGCAAAACCCCACGCACGGTCCTACCTTGCTTCTCCTGACGGAACTCGCCTTGCTCTCCCCTGCCGATCTGACTCGCGCCCAGGAATACCTAGCGGCAGCTCAGAAACATGCCTCCAATGACCCGCGACTCCCCTACATCCAAGCCCGTGTTGCGGAAGCTACGGGCGACCGCAACGCAGCCATCGCCATATATCGCCGACTCATCCAAGAGCAACCGGATGAAGCCCTGCCGCGCTCCCTGCTAGTCAAGACCTTGGAAGATGCCGGCCAGAAAGATCAAGCCCTAACCGAGGCCCGACAATGGTTTACTCGCATGCCAGATAACGTGAACGCTCTGACCACCCTTCTCCGCTTGCTTGTCCTACAAGGAGCCAAGCCGGAGGCTCTGACCACAGCGGATGAATTCCTCAAGCGCCAATTGGCAGCATTGCAAAAACAGATCGAAGGGCAACAACCGCCTCCTTCACCTCAAGAGCGAGAACAGCGGCTCCAGGCCGTCCGGATAGCGATTTTGCTGGCTACTGCCAGCGCCTTCCACAAAGCGCAGGATTTCGAGGAGGCAGCACGCCGTGCGCGAGAGGTTCTTTCTCTCGATTCGAATCACCTCGGCGCCCTGTTGCTTCTCGGGGAAATCGCCCTCGCCCGGCAGCAATGGGATGAAGCTCTCAGCACCTACAACACGATCCTCAAGCTGCGTCCGCGCCACTTCGTTGCCGGTAATAACCTGGCCTGGATTCTCGCAGAAAAAATGCAACAGCCAGCCCAGGCTCTAGCAATTGTCCAGGACATCTGGAAGGGCCGGTCCGGTCTGCCCCCTGTTGCCCCCGAACGTCTGCCCGCCGAGTTTTTGGATACTATCGGTGTCATCTACAGTAAGCTGCAACGCAGTGATCTTTACCCGGAGATGCGCTCCATTTTCGAGGCCGCTATTCGTCGTTATCCCACCGATCCGCGGATGTACCTGTACTTGGCCCACGCGCAAGCCGCCCTCGGTGAGCGCTCCAAGGCCATCGAAAATTACGACGCGGCTATCCGCTTGGCCTCCAACAATTGCCCCTTGCCACCCGAACAGGCGAAGGCAGTCCTTCAAGCGGCGACACAAGCCCGCCAGAAATTGCAGAACTGAAAAGGACACCTCCGCTCCGAGGTCGGTGCCCGGCGACCCTTATGCCTTGGGTTCGGGGATATGAACGACAGCGGGTTGGACCACGCGGGGATCGGCCCCCTGAGGAACATCCGGCAGCTTGACTTCACGCGCCCGCCAACCCGGATGCTCCACTTGACCCCTATACGGCGGCGCCCCTGCCACATGACCAATCACGCGAATCGCGGAAGGGTCATATCCCGCTTCCACCGTCACAGTCTCTCCCTCTTGGGCAGACAAAATCGGCTCCAGTACCACGTGTTCCTTGAGCACTTGCTGGGCCTGCCGGTGTATCTCCCGTACAGCCTGGCCGATCTGAGCATCTGTAGCGGCGCTGATGTCCTCCAAAAGGAAATCCACCAATCGGGCATTTTCCTGCAACAATGCCAGCATCCGCAAGGCAATAGGAGAAACCCCTGATGGGGATACAGGCTCAGGCGACTCCAATGCCCGGTGGATGCGTTCCGCCAGGGCAGGATCACGATGCATCCGAGCCGCCAGTTGCAGTGCCTCCAGCAGGCGAGCCGGCCCACCGGCGCGGAGGGAGAACATGACCACCGCTAGAAATGCCCCCAGCACCAGTCCCACGATCAGCCCAGCGAATATCTCCATAACACACCCCTCTCACGAGTCCTAAAGTCAGTTCCTGCGACCCTGACTTCTACTTCAACCCATAGACCGCATTCTCATGACACATGCTTGACCCGATCGCAGGTTCCCCACGATCCTGATCAAGCACTGGCTGACAACATAGTTTCTCCCGCTTCAGTATGCCGCTTGTTATAGCAATCTCCACAAGCCACTTGCATCGTTACGTCCGGCACACTACCCGCCTGATTGGCCGTCCCGACCTGCTCGTCGCGCTACATCCCACAACGACATTACCGGCTGGGCTATTACCGTTACTATCCGGGATGCTCAGGGTGGACAGGCAGGACAGGTAGCACAATGGATTGTCAAGACCAGTCTCTGTTCACCATTACCGTCATTGTTATCGATCAGTCACTCATGAGCCATCACCGTTCCTTGTCAGCCGCTCCACGAATCGCTGATATCGGCTATTGGCTCTATGAATCGCCGGCGCCATACATTAGCCTCTGGGTTCCTGTTCACGTCCTCAATGCGGCACCGGCTCCTGCGATGCCCCTATTCCCGCTTGTGAAGTGTACTGTTGCAAGTTTATTCCTGCTGTCCCAGCATGCGAATGTAACCCCTACAATGATTGACAGTCTATCGCCCTTCGGGAATGAGGAGAGAGCTGACCTATGCCGCGGGCGATGCGAATGACAGGGCTGGTATCTTTGGGGGTTTTCCTGGCGTCCGTTACTCCGGTTCTGCCAGCGGTCCCTCCCGATGTGCTACAGGGCTGGCAGGCATACACGCAACGACTCCGTCATGCCACCGGAACCATCCGATCCGTCAGGACCAAGCGGGATGGAAAGGAAATCTCCACGGTGACAGCTACTGTGTCTTTCCCTTTGGGAGTCACGGCCGACGAGTAGAAGAGTTCGCGACCGAAAGACTGGCTAGCCGCAACAAAGAATACCAACTTCCCCATCGGGTGTTTTGTGAAAATAGTCAATACGCTTTTCAACTCAATCGGTCGAACAACAACTGGATATTGCACGAGCTGATTCTGGCGAATGATGCTCCTGTGGAGGAAAGAATCCCAACAATTCGGGATCGGTTATCAAGTTCTCTGGCGGATGTGTACATCCGAGCGGCAATCGAGGGGGAATCTCTAGTGCATATGGCCGACCATCTTCAATACCAGGGCATGACAGAACTGTTGTATCTTTGGCCAAGGAATATCGGACGACTCTGCACCGGAGACCCTGAGCTTTTCGATCTTTGACTCTGCATTTGAACGCGGACGAGCATCATACGGTTCGTTCGGCAACCGCAGAGGTTCGAATCGATAATAAGATTGACGTAACGTTGACTATTACGAATGAGTATCAGGTTGTGAATGGGTTGCCGGTTCCTCTACGATCGATGATACGACGGGTATACCGAGTGGATGATAGGAGCGTGGAAAGCAACATTGCATACGAATTTCAGGTTGATCCGAGCATAGATCCGCCGGAGCGGGAGTTTAGCTTATCGGCGTTTGGTTTGCCGGAGCCGGTGGGGGTGGTGTGGGAGAGGCGGACGCCGGTGTATGTGTGGTTGTTGGTGGCCGCGGGGGTGTTGCTGACCTTGGCGGTCGTCTTCCGCTGGCTGGCCCGCCGTCTGCGCCGCGGCCTGTCGGAGGGGTGAGGGAGAAGGGCGGGGAACTACGTCGCACTCGAAGTGGTGATGAGGATAAGAGAAGAGTGTTCATCATTGCAAAAGGATCGTCGATTGTCAGCGACGGGGAACTGACAGTGGAGTATTCCGCTGCATTTCGAGAGGTGAGTCAGGAAAAAACTCAAGCCCTCACAGTTTTGGGTTCGTTCTGGTCTGGTTTCGCAAGAAGGGGGAGTTGTGTTTTTTTCGTTACCCCATTGACGCGATCATCCCAGGAGACAAAATAGGCATGCTGGCGATTCCGCCTGTCCTGGGAAAAAATTAGGATAGGCCCGAAGGTAGGTATCTCCCCCTGCTCCCTTTCCTCCGTGTGTTGAGGTGCTATCCATGAGACGCTGGCTGCCTTGGTTGTGGTTGGTGGTGGTATCTGCAACAGCCGCCCTGAGCGCACCTGCTGCTATTCAGGAGAAGACTCCCAAGAAGCGAGTTCGCATCGCGGTGGCCGACCCGGCGGAAGCTGCTAAAGACCCGGACTTCGCCGTACAAGGGGAGTATGTCGGTGGTAGTGGCGAACAAAAACTGGGCGCTCAAGTCATCGCCCGAGGCTTAGGAGAGTTCGAGGTGGTGGTTTATCAAGGCGGATTGCCGGGTGCTGGAGCGGATATGACCACCGCCCGTCGTTTCAAGGCGGCCCGGCAAGAAAATGGCAGTGTGACATTGCAAAGTCCGAAGGCATCGGGCACCCTGCAAGGCGGCAAGTTCCAGTTTCAGCAGACCACTCTGGAGAAAATCGAGCGCCAATCGCCGACCCTCGGTGCGCGACCTCCGGCTCAAGCTGTCATCCTCTTTGCACAGGAAGGCGACGAGAAAAACCACTGGGACAAGGGAAAACTTTTGGAATTGTCGGACGGTAAATTCCTGACGGTCTCCAAGACAGGGAATATTCGCAGCAAGCAGAAGTTTAACGCCTTCACCCTCCATCTGGAGTTCCGCCTCGCCTGGATGCCCAATAGCACGGGTCAGGCCCGGAGCAACAGTGGCGTGTATCTCCAAGATCGTTACGAGTGCCAGGTGCTGGACAGTTTCGGCTTGAAAGGGGAAAACAACGAATGCGGTGGCATCTATACCCAGCATAAACCACGCGTCAACATGTGTTTTCCGCCCATGGTCTGGCAAACTTACGATATCGACTTCACCCCCGCGGTGTTTGATGACACGGGCAAGAAGGTCAAGAATGCTCGTGCCACCATCCGCCACAATGGCGTGATCATCCACGAAAACATAGAGTTTCCGCGCGAGACTCCCGGCGGCCAGAAGGAAGGGCCTACCCCAGGTCCGCTTCACCTGCAAGACCACGGCGACCCTGTCGTCTATCGCAACATCTGGATTGTTCCCAAAGATTGATGCCATCCGCAGGTTATAGACCAGGGTTGGTCATCCCCATTGCCTGAAGGATCAACCCGACAAAGGGAAAGTCGACTTCGGTTGGCCCCTCTGTCACTTACCGTCCCTGCTCATGCAAGGGAAACCCCTGTATGGAAACCTCATAGTGAAGGTGAAGAAATAGCAATTCCTCATCGTTTCTCTGGAGGATAGGTCATGCGTCGCTCCTGCTTGTTGT
This portion of the Thermogemmata fonticola genome encodes:
- a CDS encoding 3-keto-disaccharide hydrolase yields the protein MRRWLPWLWLVVVSATAALSAPAAIQEKTPKKRVRIAVADPAEAAKDPDFAVQGEYVGGSGEQKLGAQVIARGLGEFEVVVYQGGLPGAGADMTTARRFKAARQENGSVTLQSPKASGTLQGGKFQFQQTTLEKIERQSPTLGARPPAQAVILFAQEGDEKNHWDKGKLLELSDGKFLTVSKTGNIRSKQKFNAFTLHLEFRLAWMPNSTGQARSNSGVYLQDRYECQVLDSFGLKGENNECGGIYTQHKPRVNMCFPPMVWQTYDIDFTPAVFDDTGKKVKNARATIRHNGVIIHENIEFPRETPGGQKEGPTPGPLHLQDHGDPVVYRNIWIVPKD
- a CDS encoding DUF2760 domain-containing protein, producing MEIFAGLIVGLVLGAFLAVVMFSLRAGGPARLLEALQLAARMHRDPALAERIHRALESPEPVSPSGVSPIALRMLALLQENARLVDFLLEDISAATDAQIGQAVREIHRQAQQVLKEHVVLEPILSAQEGETVTVEAGYDPSAIRVIGHVAGAPPYRGQVEHPGWRAREVKLPDVPQGADPRVVQPAVVHIPEPKA
- a CDS encoding tetratricopeptide repeat protein, which codes for MSLRNSTAYRVALWILTLLCMGAAGYIAYLTFWGGSSPARLARAAELAYQRGQAAEADKNWDLAQQRYDEARLLAQKGLDALQKLAEDRKIGESEYKTLLGQLNWIKARAIRDYHYARAAAEDKPLLEPFDAPLQETFRPFPLIPEPEDRAEAIAAVRIAGAMLKSEEPEVLKEGIRLEITLTPILWKHAEPLLREALKRDPNDYRAHYFLARYEFDQPLEDGVTPTEDRRKSGERVQLAREHLAQAKKKPVQYWRILGLEAEILNWTIRTAEARRLKPEAQAAARRQLEELLFAEPEGAIALAERGQKFEYFGNADGQGVLRTLRIAMEYALEEARRPMGDARRVSAVARAAQKVAEKMQAEANLRPFLPNALSLLAELAVLTQPVLSRTDPATWKQFSSAVEQMLAQAPAGTVSPPQAKRQLAQLRVNDAVIALRNQDMARFRELLQQAQKLLEEGLRDAEAAKLPDVQLDEFHYDLADLKLKSGAKREELATHLSRLQASNNPRLKQRGQFLEAVLAEREGKLERARQNLEPIASNKTDPHLALRAKMLLANLSLALNEPLAAVAYLREIEPVFQTLDELPALDRAWLEELTGGRDMILAALVQANLAAALQAAQKHQRDNPKQPVPASLIEGYLQAAQDYQKKLKPPSPADRTARLLLAEFYLRVNQREQAEKLLSALAADYPDSVDVLRARCRFLALPKEPDSRTLDPNGVAAADTLIRRFLKDYPTDRTAKLFYAEWLLQTQRTDRAIEYLKDTAQFPPSDPLAQRLLGIAYLRAGQREQAQNILSALPNDPNLDLLLIQTAATREAGEKQLQEAMKRYENQGRFRVYEAMLRLQEGKFPEAIRGFASAIEFSDVRSAARNGMLIAFVAYLQAQPDKARDLALQYLNEIGNFPTLYLVVADAALLAEDVGDPSDRWEANKTMYAALNKWEEVALQQGTPRADILLTKARAHLLAGYPDRARREALNSLAQNPTHGPTLLLLTELALLSPADLTRAQEYLAAAQKHASNDPRLPYIQARVAEATGDRNAAIAIYRRLIQEQPDEALPRSLLVKTLEDAGQKDQALTEARQWFTRMPDNVNALTTLLRLLVLQGAKPEALTTADEFLKRQLAALQKQIEGQQPPPSPQEREQRLQAVRIAILLATASAFHKAQDFEEAARRAREVLSLDSNHLGALLLLGEIALARQQWDEALSTYNTILKLRPRHFVAGNNLAWILAEKMQQPAQALAIVQDIWKGRSGLPPVAPERLPAEFLDTIGVIYSKLQRSDLYPEMRSIFEAAIRRYPTDPRMYLYLAHAQAALGERSKAIENYDAAIRLASNNCPLPPEQAKAVLQAATQARQKLQN